The Musa acuminata AAA Group cultivar baxijiao chromosome BXJ2-5, Cavendish_Baxijiao_AAA, whole genome shotgun sequence genomic interval ATTGTACATTAGTTGATTAGGGTCCTGACTAAATCGATCTTGGTGGATGATGCTCTTATATGGATCATCACATACGTTTAGTGAGTCTCTTTACCATGCTTTGTTATGGGACTTGAAGAAGGGTTCATGAGTGCAATCACATGCCTTTAACAAGTCCCACTGTGATATTTGGTTGTACAACTGAATGAATGGTTCATGAGGGCAAAAAAGAGTTCATCTACGTGTACCAAGGATTCGATTCCAACACTAGATGTTCGTCAATTTCACATAGAGTCAACCTCACTGTGTGCTTCATATGTTGATTTTGTGAGAGGGTGAGTACATCTAGAAATTTATTGGTATAGAAGTTTTGAACTTTAGGACAGTGTTCTGTCTTGGCAGATACAGTAAGCCTTACCTTGAATTTGTTTGTTTATTGAGTATGATAGGCAaacggaaaaaaaaaatccaacgtCAAACAAACATAAATCACTAGTTATTCCTCTTTGCACCAGCTCAATCACATGATGGAGATCATAATTAAGTTCTTTGAATTGGATGAATGAACTCACCATACTGTAGACTTGCAAGGGTTGTTTTTTTGGTTGAAGCTCAAAGGCAACATAGATGAATCCATTCTGTGCTCCAATTTAAGTGGACCATTGTTGCTAGGGTTGTGATGGGAAAGAATACTTGTGATGAGGGTTGCTAGGGTAGGAATATCATCGTCATTGTATAgcatgctttcttcttctttttttctataaCCCGGTCTCTTTATTGATGACTAAGGGAAGCAAAAGAGCTCATCTAGCCATGTCTCAGAGAGACATGTTGCTATATTCATGACAGTGGGCCATAGAAATCAGTTCTAATGTGTGATAACCTCAATTTTAATGGTCTCGAAGTACAATACTAATCAATATGATTTACTAGAGAGGGCACTAATAGAGTGAAAAAAAGGTGGTAGAAAGGAGACCAATAGATTTAGAAGGAATATCACACAAGGAGAAGAAAATAACTATTCACCTGACCTAAGAAATACGTTTATTCATTAAAAGCATTTGTTTCTCACTCTTCACCTGTAGTTGACTCCCACATTTGTTTATTTGATTTGTGAGCATGTCCACATCATATTATAATTTGAGCACTGTAGAGTTTGCCTCTCCACTTTTTTCAACAGTTTTCTTTGTTTCCAGATTTTCATCTGAATTATGGATCATAATAGTACGATTGCTTTTTTTTCATTATAGTATGACTGCTTATCTGATACCCTTTGACACAATAGAAAGGAATGTATTAATAACAAAATGACTAAATGCAATTAAGATAACAAAAGATGCAAAATAGAGTTAAAGAAAAACTAAAGGCAGAAGCTTTGGGGGGAAAAATGTTAGATTAGAAGGTGGAAGAAACTCTTATTGAACAGAAAAGTATAATTAAGGTTACCTGGCCTGAAGAAGCATGgtttcttttataaaaaaaattgtcatATCTGATTCATAAACTCTGGATGAGTCACATATTTTAATACATGATATCTCATTCTCAAAAGGACTGTCctaaaaggaaaagcaaactatTGATCTATTTTGGTATCTGGAGGTTTCTTTCAGGAGAAGCGTACTGATTCTCCAAATCCAGATTCAACAAATTTGTACACATCTGTGACCCCAAGACATTCTCCAAATAAGACCCTAAAGATTAAAAGAGCATGTCTTTCTTAACTAGAACTGATTCCAAACTAAATAAATCTCTATCTTGGATATTTAACTATATATGATGAAAATCTAAGAAAAATTGGAGAAAAAGTGCTTTACCAACTTAATTAAAGTCATCCATAGTCATCTAAGACTTTGACTAAATCCCCAGCTGAATCAACATCACTTATGTGCATTTTGATAAAGTATACTAGCATACAAAATGTCTTGATTAAAGCATCATACGTGATCTTCTTACAACTTGTAATTAGATATTTATTGGTTTTTAGTAGGAATGTCTGCTTCATTTGTAAACTTTTTGTTTCTCTGGTCATCTTCTAGAAAAGAGTACAAAGCTCTTTATTTACTAAGAATATAGTCAGGTAAATCTACATGCATGTCATTTACTAACAGACAATAGATGATTCAATGCTTCGAGCAATAGTTGGCGAGACAAGCCACTTGTGGGGAAACTTACTGTTAAGATTTCTCAGGTTGCTAAGCGTCTGGAGAAGTTTAAGACGACTATATTCACTCAGATGAGCATGCTTGCCATTAAACACGGAGCAATAAACTTAGGTCAGGGTTTCCCAAACTTTGATGGGCCTGAGTTTGTCAAGGAAGCTGCGATTCAGGCtataaaagaagggaagaatcaaTATGCAAGGGGTTATGGTGTTCCTGAACTTAATTCGGCCATTGCAGCCAGGTTCAAGAAAGACACTGGTTTAGAAGTAGATCCTGAGAAGGAAGTGACTGTGACATCGGGGTGCACTGAAGCAATTGCTGCAACCATGTTGGGGCTGATAAATCCTGGTGATGAGGTGATAATTTTTGCCCCATTTTATGATTCGTACGAGGCAACCCTATCTATGGCTGGTGCTAAAATAAAGTCTATCACTCTTCACCCTCCCGATTTCGCTGTCCCTGTTGATGAGCTCAAGTCTGCAATCACAAAGGACACACGAGCTATAATGATAAACACGCCACACAATCCTACTGGAAAAATGTTCAGCAGAGAGGAATTGGAGCTGATTGCCTCTCTCTGCATAGAAAATGACGTCTTAGTCTTCACAGATGAGGTTTATGACAAGTTGGCATTTGAAGCTGAGCATATCTGCATGGCATCTCTTCCAGGAATGTATGAGAGGACAGTGACCATGAATTCTATTGGGAAGACATTCTCCTTGACTGGATGGAAAATTGGATGGGCTATAGCCCCACCACATCTGACATGGGGTTTCAGGCAGGCACACTCGTTCCTCACGTTTGCCACGTCGACTCCGATGCAATGGGCAGCTTCAGTAGCTCTGAAGGCACCTGATACTTATTTTGAGGAATTGAAGAGGGATTACTTGATGAAGAAAGAGATACTTGTGGAGGGATTAAAAGCGGCAGGTTTCATAGTGTACCCATCAAGCGGGACGTACTTTGTTGTGGTGGATCATACCCCATTCGGGTATGAAAATGATGTGGCCTTCTGTGAGTACTTGATCAGGGAGGTGGGTGTCGTCGCCATTCCAACCAGTGTATTCTACCTCGACCCGGAGGAGGGAAAGAATTTAGTAAGATTTACCTTCTGTAAGGATGAGGACACTCTGAGGGCTGCAGTTAAGAGGATGAAGGAAAGGCTTCACAAG includes:
- the LOC103984039 gene encoding uncharacterized protein LOC103984039 isoform X1, which produces MLLPSVINASPSATCETMLLRSSPSSSAFRYAARRISAVRMAATSTASEEKGASSVEKEQRNQLPSNPPPLQVQVAKRLEKFKTTIFTQMSMLAIKHGAINLGQGFPNFDGPEFVKEAAIQAIKEGKNQYARGYGVPELNSAIAARFKKDTGLEVDPEKEVTVTSGCTEAIAATMLGLINPGDEVIIFAPFYDSYEATLSMAGAKIKSITLHPPDFAVPVDELKSAITKDTRAIMINTPHNPTGKMFSREELELIASLCIENDVLVFTDEVYDKLAFEAEHICMASLPGMYERTVTMNSIGKTFSLTGWKIGWAIAPPHLTWGFRQAHSFLTFATSTPMQWAASVALKAPDTYFEELKRDYLMKKEILVEGLKAAGFIVYPSSGTYFVVVDHTPFGYENDVAFCEYLIREVGVVAIPTSVFYLDPEEGKNLVRFTFCKDEDTLRAAVKRMKERLHKR
- the LOC103984039 gene encoding uncharacterized protein LOC103984039 isoform X2 translates to MLLPSVINASPSATCETMLLRSSPSSSAFRYAARRISAVRMAATSTASEEKGASSVEKEQRNQLPSNPPPLQVAKRLEKFKTTIFTQMSMLAIKHGAINLGQGFPNFDGPEFVKEAAIQAIKEGKNQYARGYGVPELNSAIAARFKKDTGLEVDPEKEVTVTSGCTEAIAATMLGLINPGDEVIIFAPFYDSYEATLSMAGAKIKSITLHPPDFAVPVDELKSAITKDTRAIMINTPHNPTGKMFSREELELIASLCIENDVLVFTDEVYDKLAFEAEHICMASLPGMYERTVTMNSIGKTFSLTGWKIGWAIAPPHLTWGFRQAHSFLTFATSTPMQWAASVALKAPDTYFEELKRDYLMKKEILVEGLKAAGFIVYPSSGTYFVVVDHTPFGYENDVAFCEYLIREVGVVAIPTSVFYLDPEEGKNLVRFTFCKDEDTLRAAVKRMKERLHKR